A stretch of the Azospirillum thiophilum genome encodes the following:
- a CDS encoding energy transducer TonB — protein MSAASDFGAADWTSDGGERPARGFARWGGSLMVALGVHAAAGVAMVAWHVPIMPSEAEQPAVLLELAPLPVAPPEPAPAIDIPLPEPMPEPVVEPLPEPPPPEPEPVVEEPPPPPEPPPVVEPEVVLPKPPPDPPKPKPEVKKEAPKPKPEKPKPPRPVVQQAQPAPAAAPPAPVAAPAPAAPAPSTAPSRAVPSWQGRVLGHLERHKRYPRSAQARRQEGVAQVRFTIDREGRVLSVQIDRSSGHSVLDEETVEMVRRASPLPAPPEEMAQERIELVVPVQFFLK, from the coding sequence CCGATTTCGGCGCGGCTGACTGGACCTCGGACGGAGGGGAAAGGCCGGCGCGGGGCTTTGCCCGCTGGGGCGGCAGCCTGATGGTCGCGCTGGGCGTCCATGCCGCGGCCGGCGTCGCCATGGTCGCCTGGCATGTGCCGATCATGCCCTCCGAAGCGGAACAGCCGGCGGTGCTGCTGGAGTTGGCGCCGCTGCCGGTGGCTCCGCCCGAACCGGCCCCCGCCATCGACATCCCGCTGCCGGAACCGATGCCGGAGCCGGTCGTCGAGCCGCTTCCCGAGCCGCCGCCGCCCGAACCCGAACCCGTGGTCGAGGAACCGCCCCCGCCGCCGGAGCCGCCGCCCGTGGTCGAGCCGGAGGTGGTGCTGCCCAAGCCGCCGCCCGATCCGCCGAAGCCCAAGCCCGAGGTGAAGAAGGAAGCGCCGAAGCCCAAGCCGGAGAAGCCGAAGCCGCCCCGCCCGGTGGTCCAGCAGGCGCAGCCGGCCCCCGCCGCCGCTCCGCCCGCTCCCGTCGCCGCCCCGGCGCCGGCGGCGCCGGCACCATCGACGGCACCCAGCCGGGCGGTGCCGAGCTGGCAGGGCCGGGTTCTGGGCCATCTGGAACGCCACAAGCGCTACCCGCGCTCCGCCCAGGCCCGCCGGCAGGAGGGCGTCGCCCAGGTCCGCTTCACCATCGACCGCGAGGGGCGCGTGCTGTCGGTCCAGATCGACCGCAGTTCCGGCCACAGCGTCCTGGACGAGGAGACGGTGGAGATGGTCCGCCGCGCCTCGCCCCTGCCGGCTCCGCCGGAGGAGATGGCGCAGGAGCGCATCGAGCTGGTCGTTCCGGTCCAGTTCTTCCTGAAATAA
- a CDS encoding phosphatase PAP2 family protein, with translation MGVRTGIGDGIRNGFWARVGRHQLGLLVGLSIIAGLLFGFVELAGEVMEGETSAFDKRLLLALRDPLNPDQPGGPWWLARVARDITSLGSTTILTLVTVATLGFLLLLHKRAAALLVLVSIGGGGALSAGLKMLFDRARPDLVPHGDQVISASFPSGHAMQSAVVYLTLGALLAQFVEGRRTKAYLLAWAMVLTLVIGSSRVYLGVHWPTDVLAGWSVGAAWAALCWILAEWLQRRGTVEQDRPEATVGR, from the coding sequence GTGGGGGTGCGGACAGGGATCGGGGACGGCATCCGGAACGGCTTCTGGGCAAGGGTGGGCCGGCATCAGCTGGGCCTGCTCGTCGGGCTCTCGATCATCGCCGGGCTGCTGTTCGGCTTCGTCGAGCTGGCCGGCGAGGTGATGGAGGGAGAGACCAGCGCCTTCGACAAGCGGCTGCTGCTGGCGCTCCGCGACCCGCTGAACCCCGACCAGCCCGGCGGCCCCTGGTGGCTGGCCCGGGTGGCGCGCGACATCACCTCGCTCGGCAGCACCACCATCCTGACGCTGGTCACCGTCGCGACGCTGGGTTTCCTGCTGCTGCTGCACAAGCGGGCGGCGGCGCTGCTGGTGCTGGTGTCGATCGGCGGCGGCGGGGCGCTCAGCGCCGGGCTGAAGATGCTGTTCGACCGCGCCCGCCCCGATCTGGTGCCGCACGGCGATCAGGTGATTTCCGCCAGCTTCCCCAGCGGCCACGCCATGCAGTCGGCCGTGGTCTACCTTACGCTGGGCGCCCTGCTGGCCCAGTTCGTGGAGGGGCGGCGGACCAAGGCCTACCTGCTCGCCTGGGCGATGGTGCTGACGCTGGTCATCGGATCGAGCCGCGTCTATCTGGGCGTCCATTGGCCGACCGACGTGCTGGCGGGCTGGAGCGTCGGCGCCGCCTGGGCGGCGCTGTGCTGGATCCTCGCCGAATGGCTGCAGCGCCGCGGCACCGTCGAGCAGGACCGGCCGGAGGCGACGGTGGGGCGGTAA
- a CDS encoding D-2-hydroxyacid dehydrogenase family protein, producing the protein MRIAILDDYQQVARDLADWSQLPDGAGLTVFDRPLGDEDAVAAALEPFDVLVIMRERTPFPAALIGRLPNLRLLVTTGARNNSIDLAACAARGITVSGTRMVGTPTAELTWGLILALAKRIPAEERALRDGRWQTGLTDDLEGRRLGLVGLGKLGTKVARIGQAFGMEVVAWSQNLTDERAAEAGVARVGKRELFATSDVISLHLVLGDRTRGVVGAEEIGAMKPTALFVNTSRAGLVDEAALIHALRHGHIGGAGIDVFPIEPLPADSLWLGLPNTVLTPHLGYVTRENYAVFYRDALEDILAWTAGSPVRLLSPV; encoded by the coding sequence ATGCGCATCGCCATCCTCGACGATTATCAGCAGGTCGCCCGCGACCTTGCCGACTGGTCGCAATTGCCGGACGGCGCCGGCCTGACGGTGTTCGACCGGCCGCTCGGCGACGAAGACGCGGTGGCGGCTGCGCTGGAGCCCTTCGACGTGCTGGTGATCATGCGCGAGCGGACACCGTTCCCCGCGGCGCTGATCGGCCGGCTGCCGAACCTGAGGCTGCTGGTCACCACCGGCGCCCGCAACAACTCAATCGACCTCGCGGCCTGCGCCGCCCGCGGCATCACGGTCAGCGGCACCCGCATGGTCGGCACACCGACCGCCGAGCTGACCTGGGGCCTGATCCTGGCGCTGGCCAAGCGCATCCCGGCGGAGGAGCGCGCCCTGCGGGACGGCCGCTGGCAGACCGGCCTGACCGACGACCTGGAGGGCAGGCGGCTGGGGCTGGTCGGGCTCGGCAAGCTCGGAACCAAGGTGGCGAGGATCGGCCAGGCCTTCGGCATGGAGGTGGTGGCCTGGAGCCAGAACCTGACCGACGAGCGCGCGGCGGAAGCCGGTGTCGCCCGCGTCGGCAAGCGGGAGCTGTTCGCCACGTCCGACGTGATCAGCCTCCATCTGGTGCTCGGCGACCGCACCCGCGGCGTGGTCGGGGCGGAGGAGATCGGCGCGATGAAGCCGACGGCGCTGTTCGTCAACACCTCGCGCGCCGGGCTGGTTGACGAGGCGGCGCTGATCCATGCCCTGCGGCACGGCCATATCGGCGGGGCCGGCATCGACGTTTTCCCCATCGAGCCTCTTCCGGCCGACAGCCTTTGGCTCGGCCTTCCCAACACCGTCCTGACACCCCATCTGGGCTATGTGACGCGGGAGAATTACGCGGTGTTCTACCGCGACGCCCTGGAGGACATCCTGGCCTGGACGGCCGGATCGCCGGTGCGGCTGCTCTCCCCCGTCTAG
- a CDS encoding phosphoribosylaminoimidazolesuccinocarboxamide synthase, translating into MVDTALLAPHLTNVLRDAFIPELPNHYRGKVRENYDLPDQGDGARRILITTDRLSAFDRILTAIPFKGQVLTQTARFWFEATKDICANHVLEYPDPNVVVAKRLTIMPVEIVVRDYMAGTTGTSIWSMYKQGRREMYGHIFPDGLRQNQRLGTPIITPTTKAFDAGHDEELTAAEIVGRNLLTRAQWDEVSDKALALFARGQKMAADRGLILVDTKYEFGFDQDGNILLADEIHTPDSSRYWFAGSYQERFETGGKPESFDKDFVRNWVVARCDPYTQDIPEIPGDVVLEAARVYIEAGETITGRPFEVPATPVPVLDRIRANLAPYFPK; encoded by the coding sequence ATGGTTGACACCGCCCTGCTCGCCCCGCACCTGACCAACGTTCTTCGCGACGCCTTCATCCCGGAGCTGCCCAATCATTACCGCGGCAAGGTGCGTGAAAACTACGACCTTCCCGACCAGGGCGACGGGGCGCGGCGCATCCTGATCACCACCGACCGCCTGTCGGCCTTCGACCGCATCCTGACGGCGATCCCCTTCAAAGGGCAGGTGCTGACCCAGACCGCCCGCTTCTGGTTCGAGGCGACCAAGGACATCTGCGCCAACCATGTCCTGGAATATCCGGACCCCAACGTGGTGGTGGCGAAGCGGCTGACCATCATGCCGGTCGAGATCGTGGTCCGCGACTATATGGCCGGCACCACCGGGACCTCGATCTGGTCGATGTACAAGCAGGGCCGGCGCGAGATGTACGGCCACATCTTCCCCGACGGGCTGCGCCAGAACCAGAGGCTCGGCACCCCGATCATCACGCCGACCACCAAGGCCTTCGACGCCGGCCATGACGAGGAGCTGACCGCGGCGGAGATCGTCGGCCGCAACCTGCTGACCCGCGCCCAGTGGGACGAGGTGTCGGACAAGGCGCTGGCCCTGTTCGCCCGCGGCCAGAAGATGGCGGCGGACCGCGGCCTGATCCTGGTCGACACCAAGTACGAGTTCGGTTTCGACCAGGATGGCAACATCCTGCTGGCCGACGAGATCCACACGCCCGACAGCTCGCGCTACTGGTTCGCCGGCAGCTACCAGGAGCGGTTCGAGACCGGCGGCAAGCCGGAGAGCTTCGACAAGGATTTCGTCCGCAACTGGGTGGTCGCCCGCTGCGATCCCTACACCCAGGACATCCCGGAGATCCCCGGCGACGTCGTGCTGGAAGCCGCCCGCGTCTACATCGAGGCCGGCGAGACCATCACCGGCCGCCCGTTCGAGGTGCCGGCCACGCCCGTTCCGGTGCTGGACCGCATCCGCGCCAACCTCGCCCCCTACTTCCCCAAGTGA
- a CDS encoding 4'-phosphopantetheinyl transferase family protein codes for MHDGAVAQEPGGTAGHDPTAEDYVLGLGVVRVWFADLTRLSAHRGALRALLSADEIERADRFLMERLTDRFVLRRGLLRLLLGRCTGRDPAGLRFDYGAHGKPSLAGGPAFNLSDSEDSLAIAVAAEGRIGIDIERLRPIESAEGIADRFFHAVERAALRALPAGQGDEGFLLAWTRKEAFIKAAGVGLSMPLDQFAVEVTPGAAPALLEIGPELRADVGVPADWSLFDRRVLPGTVAAIAAHGMGWTVETRVMGPGFVG; via the coding sequence ATGCATGACGGCGCTGTCGCACAAGAACCCGGCGGTACCGCCGGGCATGACCCGACCGCCGAGGATTACGTCCTCGGCCTCGGCGTGGTCCGCGTCTGGTTCGCCGACCTCACCCGCCTGTCGGCGCACAGGGGCGCCCTGCGGGCGCTGCTGTCCGCCGACGAGATCGAGCGCGCCGACCGTTTCCTGATGGAGCGGCTGACCGACCGCTTCGTGCTGCGCCGGGGGCTGCTGCGGCTGCTGCTGGGGCGCTGCACGGGACGCGACCCGGCGGGGCTCCGCTTCGATTACGGCGCGCATGGCAAGCCGTCGCTGGCCGGCGGCCCGGCCTTCAATCTCAGCGACAGCGAGGACAGCCTCGCCATCGCCGTGGCGGCGGAGGGGCGGATCGGCATCGACATCGAGAGGCTGCGCCCCATCGAGAGTGCCGAGGGGATCGCCGACCGCTTCTTCCATGCCGTCGAGCGCGCCGCCCTGCGGGCGCTGCCCGCCGGCCAGGGGGACGAGGGCTTCCTGCTGGCCTGGACGCGGAAGGAGGCCTTCATCAAGGCGGCCGGCGTCGGGCTGTCGATGCCGCTCGACCAATTCGCGGTGGAGGTGACGCCGGGTGCGGCACCGGCCCTGCTGGAGATCGGGCCCGAGTTGCGGGCCGATGTCGGCGTTCCGGCCGACTGGAGCCTGTTCGACCGCCGCGTCCTGCCGGGCACCGTCGCCGCCATCGCCGCGCACGGGATGGGCTGGACGGTGGAGACGCGGGTGATGGGGCCGGGGTTCGTGGGGTAG
- a CDS encoding S41 family peptidase — MAKLLAALLLMMVAIGPACAVAPTSRADTVAALDRYRSDFAKIRGYGSLSTADRNYVLFSDAMRRVLTEHVKPFDPQVLIDKAEDGLKKKKAENPRASDRMLTEAALDGMLGSLDPYSSFLDSERYRYLREQTQGEFGGLGIEVTMDEDSGLIKVVSPIDGSPAARAGLRSGDLIARIDDMAVKGLNLHDAVARMRGPVGSSVALSIRRPPATDANTRVSLTRAIVKIQPVRYRLEGNVAYVRIATFNQSTSTALDAAVEDMRRQSRGRLIGAVIDLRNNPGGLLEQAVQVADRFLETVDIVSVRGRDPEESRSYRGTSGDLLAGLPVVVLINSGSASASEIVAGALQDHHRALLFGSRSYGKGSVQTISSLSSDTGIRLTTARYYRPSGALVDCFGVSPNLEVKPTHGSTEESHPDPATCDANAPVPPKPQVWMVADMCPDVMDKAPKPDDDRPLECAVSAIRNRLTGTLAGGE; from the coding sequence ATGGCGAAGCTGCTGGCTGCCTTGCTGCTGATGATGGTGGCGATCGGGCCGGCCTGCGCCGTGGCCCCCACCAGCCGCGCCGACACCGTCGCGGCGCTGGACCGTTACCGCAGCGATTTCGCGAAGATCCGTGGCTATGGATCGCTTTCCACCGCCGACCGCAACTACGTCCTCTTTTCCGACGCCATGCGCCGGGTGCTGACGGAGCATGTGAAGCCCTTCGATCCGCAGGTGCTGATCGACAAGGCCGAAGACGGGCTGAAGAAGAAGAAGGCGGAGAACCCGCGCGCCAGCGACCGCATGCTGACCGAAGCGGCGCTGGACGGCATGCTGGGCTCGCTCGACCCCTATTCCAGCTTCCTCGATTCCGAGCGCTACCGCTACCTGCGCGAACAGACGCAAGGGGAGTTCGGCGGGCTCGGCATCGAAGTGACGATGGACGAGGACAGCGGGCTGATCAAGGTGGTCTCCCCGATCGACGGCTCGCCCGCCGCCCGCGCCGGCCTGCGCAGCGGCGACCTGATCGCCCGCATCGACGACATGGCGGTCAAGGGGCTGAACCTGCACGACGCCGTCGCCCGCATGCGCGGGCCGGTCGGCAGTTCGGTGGCCCTGTCGATCCGCCGGCCGCCGGCGACCGACGCCAACACGCGGGTGTCGCTGACCCGCGCCATCGTCAAGATCCAGCCCGTCCGCTACCGGCTGGAAGGCAACGTCGCCTATGTCCGCATCGCCACCTTCAACCAGTCGACCTCCACGGCGCTGGATGCGGCGGTCGAGGACATGCGCCGCCAGTCCAGGGGCCGGCTGATCGGCGCGGTGATCGACCTGCGCAACAACCCCGGCGGCCTGCTGGAACAGGCGGTGCAGGTGGCCGACCGCTTCCTGGAGACGGTGGACATCGTCTCGGTCCGCGGCCGCGACCCGGAGGAATCCCGCTCCTACCGCGGCACCTCGGGCGACCTGCTGGCCGGGCTGCCGGTGGTGGTGCTGATCAACAGCGGCTCGGCCTCGGCGTCGGAGATCGTCGCCGGCGCCCTGCAGGATCACCACCGGGCGCTGCTGTTCGGCTCGCGCTCCTACGGCAAGGGATCGGTGCAGACCATCTCCTCGCTCAGCTCCGACACCGGCATCCGCCTGACCACCGCCCGCTACTACCGTCCGTCGGGGGCACTGGTCGACTGCTTCGGCGTGTCGCCGAACCTGGAAGTCAAGCCGACCCACGGCAGCACCGAGGAAAGCCATCCCGACCCCGCCACCTGCGACGCCAATGCTCCCGTCCCGCCCAAGCCGCAGGTCTGGATGGTCGCGGACATGTGCCCGGACGTGATGGACAAGGCGCCCAAGCCAGACGACGACCGTCCGCTGGAATGCGCGGTGTCGGCCATCCGCAACCGCCTGACCGGGACGCTGGCCGGAGGGGAGTGA
- a CDS encoding sugar transferase, which yields MALSNIALLGAPRLDPGRMAGARSAMQAMDRLPGCPPLHRHRVKRAFDIVGALGLLALFGPLMLAIAWMVARDGGPAVFGHRRIGADGRPFTCLKFRSMVVNSAEVLDRLLATDETARGEWLATRKLRRDPRITPVGRFLRKSSLDELPQLVNVLRGDMSLVGPRPIIDDEVPYYRACFSFYTRCRPGLTGLWQVSGRSDVDYVRRVQLDTAYVVGWSFWTDIGIMLRTVRVVVKGSGAY from the coding sequence ATGGCGTTGTCCAACATCGCTCTTTTGGGCGCTCCCCGTCTGGACCCCGGCCGGATGGCCGGAGCCCGGTCGGCGATGCAGGCGATGGACCGGCTGCCCGGCTGCCCGCCCCTGCACCGCCACCGGGTGAAGCGCGCCTTCGACATCGTCGGCGCGCTTGGACTGCTGGCGCTGTTCGGGCCGCTGATGCTGGCGATCGCCTGGATGGTGGCGCGCGACGGCGGGCCGGCGGTGTTCGGCCACCGGCGCATCGGTGCCGACGGGCGCCCCTTCACCTGCCTGAAATTCCGCTCCATGGTGGTCAATTCCGCCGAGGTGCTGGACCGGCTGCTCGCCACCGACGAGACGGCGCGCGGCGAGTGGCTGGCGACGCGCAAGCTGCGCCGGGATCCCCGCATCACCCCGGTCGGCCGTTTCCTGCGCAAGTCGAGCCTGGACGAGCTGCCGCAGCTGGTCAACGTCCTGCGCGGCGACATGAGCCTGGTCGGGCCGCGCCCGATCATCGACGACGAGGTGCCCTATTACCGCGCCTGCTTCTCCTTCTACACCCGCTGCCGCCCCGGCCTGACCGGGCTGTGGCAGGTCAGCGGCCGCAGCGACGTCGATTACGTCCGCCGCGTCCAGCTCGACACCGCCTATGTCGTCGGCTGGAGCTTCTGGACCGACATCGGCATCATGCTGCGCACGGTGCGCGTCGTCGTGAAGGGCAGCGGCGCCTACTAG
- the hypE gene encoding hydrogenase expression/formation protein HypE, translated as MTDRRLFTRKLDIARGAVDMTHGSGGKAMAQLVRELFAAAFANPWLDQGNDQAAFDVPGGRMVMTTDGFVVSPLFFPGGDIGSLAVHGTVNDVAMAGAVPLHLTAGFIIEEGFPLADLKRVVDSMAAAAREAGVAIVSGDTKVVERGKGDGLFITTTGIGMVPPGVAPSGDRARPGDAILVSGTMGDHGVAIMSTRDNLGFETAILSDSAALNGLVAAMVEAVPGVHVLRDPTRGGLATTLNEIAHQSGVGMRLREADIPVRAEVTAACELLGLDPLYAANEGKLIAICAEEESGRMLAAMRAHPLGRDAACIGRVVEDPHRFVQMETRFGGRRIVDWLTGEQLPRIC; from the coding sequence ATGACCGACCGCCGCCTCTTCACCCGCAAGCTCGACATCGCCCGCGGGGCGGTGGACATGACCCACGGCTCGGGCGGCAAGGCGATGGCGCAGCTGGTGCGCGAGCTGTTCGCCGCCGCCTTCGCCAATCCCTGGCTCGACCAGGGCAACGACCAGGCGGCCTTCGACGTGCCGGGCGGGCGGATGGTGATGACGACCGACGGCTTCGTCGTCTCGCCGCTGTTCTTCCCCGGCGGCGACATCGGCTCGCTGGCCGTCCACGGCACGGTGAACGACGTCGCCATGGCCGGCGCGGTGCCGCTGCACCTGACCGCCGGCTTCATCATCGAGGAGGGCTTCCCGCTGGCCGACCTGAAGCGGGTGGTCGACAGCATGGCGGCGGCGGCGCGCGAGGCCGGGGTCGCCATCGTGTCGGGCGACACCAAGGTGGTGGAGCGCGGCAAGGGCGACGGCCTCTTCATCACCACCACCGGCATCGGCATGGTCCCGCCGGGCGTGGCGCCGTCGGGCGACCGGGCGCGGCCGGGCGACGCCATCCTGGTCAGCGGCACCATGGGCGACCATGGCGTCGCCATCATGTCGACCCGCGACAATCTGGGCTTCGAGACGGCGATCCTGTCGGACAGCGCGGCGCTGAACGGGCTGGTCGCGGCGATGGTGGAGGCGGTGCCCGGCGTCCATGTGCTGCGCGACCCCACCCGCGGCGGGCTGGCGACGACGCTGAACGAGATCGCCCACCAGTCGGGTGTCGGCATGCGGCTGCGCGAGGCCGACATCCCGGTGCGCGCCGAGGTCACCGCCGCCTGCGAATTGTTGGGCCTGGATCCGCTCTATGCCGCCAACGAGGGTAAGCTGATCGCGATCTGCGCCGAGGAGGAGAGCGGCCGGATGCTCGCCGCGATGCGCGCCCACCCGCTGGGACGGGATGCCGCCTGCATCGGCCGTGTGGTGGAAGACCCCCATCGATTCGTCCAGATGGAGACCCGGTTCGGCGGCCGCCGCATCGTGGATTGGCTGACCGGAGAACAGCTTCCCCGTATCTGCTGA
- a CDS encoding HypC/HybG/HupF family hydrogenase formation chaperone, whose protein sequence is MCLAVPALVTALLPDDRATVSLGGVTSTCSLELVEDVAVGDYVIVHVGYALSRLDAGEAERTLALLAEVADAEAAA, encoded by the coding sequence ATGTGCCTCGCCGTTCCAGCCCTGGTCACCGCCCTGCTGCCCGACGACCGCGCCACCGTCAGCCTGGGCGGCGTGACCTCCACCTGCTCGCTGGAGCTGGTCGAGGACGTGGCCGTCGGCGATTATGTGATCGTCCATGTCGGCTACGCGCTGTCCCGCCTCGATGCCGGGGAGGCCGAACGCACGCTGGCCCTGCTGGCCGAGGTCGCGGACGCCGAAGCCGCCGCCTGA
- the hypB gene encoding hydrogenase nickel incorporation protein HypB — MCTVCGCGEGETRIDGAAMDEDGHEHVGPDGKIYRHRHGEGHAHPHTHGHDHGDTHEHVGPDGTVFRHSHDGHGHHEHEHDHGHTHDHEHGHGHHEHGHDHTQAHDHRHRPDRPDAIDGGAALNRPRLVTIERDILAKNDALADVNRRRFAGRGVFVLNLMSSPGSGKTTLLTRSLTDLKGRFPVAVIEGDQQTSFDADRIRATGTPAVQVNTGKGCHLDAGMVAQAADRLEAGGQFAGDGVLFVENVGNLVCPAGFDLGETHRVVVLSVTEGEDKPLKYPDMFVRADLLVVNKIDLLPHLTFDVERMIGYAQRLNPSLAVIQLSATGGEGLEEWYDWIADGLAEARAARAATPEAVSAVTPAV, encoded by the coding sequence ATGTGCACGGTTTGCGGATGCGGCGAAGGCGAGACCCGGATCGACGGTGCCGCGATGGATGAGGACGGGCACGAGCACGTCGGCCCGGACGGCAAGATCTACCGCCATCGCCACGGCGAGGGGCACGCCCATCCCCACACCCACGGGCATGACCATGGCGATACCCACGAGCATGTCGGCCCCGACGGCACGGTGTTCCGCCACAGCCACGACGGCCACGGGCACCATGAGCATGAGCATGACCACGGCCATACCCATGACCACGAGCATGGCCATGGGCACCATGAGCATGGGCATGACCACACCCAGGCGCACGACCATCGCCACCGTCCCGACCGGCCGGACGCCATCGACGGCGGCGCCGCGCTGAACCGGCCGCGGCTGGTCACGATCGAACGCGACATCCTCGCCAAGAACGACGCGCTGGCCGACGTCAACCGCCGCCGCTTCGCCGGGCGCGGGGTGTTCGTGCTGAACCTGATGTCCAGCCCCGGCTCGGGCAAGACGACGCTGCTGACCCGCAGCCTGACCGACCTGAAGGGCCGCTTCCCGGTCGCGGTGATCGAGGGCGACCAGCAGACCAGCTTCGACGCCGACCGCATCCGCGCCACCGGCACCCCGGCGGTGCAGGTCAACACCGGCAAGGGCTGCCATCTCGACGCCGGCATGGTGGCGCAGGCCGCCGACCGGCTGGAGGCCGGGGGGCAGTTCGCCGGCGACGGCGTGCTGTTCGTGGAGAATGTCGGCAATCTGGTCTGCCCGGCCGGCTTCGACCTGGGCGAAACCCACCGCGTCGTGGTGCTGTCGGTGACGGAGGGCGAGGACAAGCCACTGAAATACCCGGACATGTTCGTCCGCGCCGACCTGCTGGTCGTCAACAAGATCGACCTGCTGCCGCATCTGACATTCGACGTGGAGCGGATGATCGGCTATGCCCAGCGCCTGAACCCGTCGCTGGCGGTGATCCAGCTGTCGGCCACCGGCGGCGAGGGGCTGGAGGAGTGGTACGACTGGATCGCCGACGGGCTGGCAGAGGCCCGCGCGGCCCGCGCCGCCACGCCCGAAGCCGTCTCCGCCGTCACCCCTGCCGTCTGA
- a CDS encoding nickel-dependent hydrogenase large subunit — MTVTPGAGPGAGIPGEGSVAVRLQLADGRIGRAAVATRRPRAVAALVGRTADEAVRLAPLLFSLCGTAQGLAVARACESALGIDAAAHEAARALLTDAEALDSHGWQAAVEWPARLGAPPRPAALRGLRPAVTAVAAALYPAGDGLRLGGGALRPDAAALRDALARLSGWLEAEIFAGPPPRDADGLAAWAARGGNDAARLAARLIEPDLAGWGACGVPLLGERSPDRFAAALAADASFAARPPHPALTGPLERQAGHPLVLSVTERFGDGLARLFAARLADLAELPRRMEAAAGALRPAAPAFRPAAPSGPGTGCGVAETARGRLAHWLRLDESGRLADARMVAPTDWNFAADGPLARGLAGAAVRDGADAVERARLLVAMLDPCVACGIEVHE, encoded by the coding sequence ATGACCGTCACGCCGGGCGCCGGGCCGGGCGCCGGAATTCCGGGAGAGGGATCGGTCGCCGTCCGCCTGCAGCTTGCCGATGGACGGATCGGGCGGGCGGCGGTCGCGACCCGCCGCCCCCGCGCCGTCGCCGCCCTGGTCGGGCGCACGGCGGACGAGGCGGTCCGGCTGGCCCCTTTGCTGTTCAGCCTGTGCGGCACCGCGCAGGGGCTGGCGGTCGCCCGGGCCTGCGAGTCGGCGCTGGGGATCGATGCCGCCGCGCACGAGGCGGCGCGCGCCCTGCTGACCGACGCGGAGGCGCTGGACAGCCATGGCTGGCAGGCGGCCGTCGAATGGCCGGCCCGGCTCGGCGCCCCCCCGCGGCCGGCGGCCCTGCGCGGCCTGCGCCCGGCGGTAACGGCGGTCGCGGCGGCGCTCTATCCCGCCGGGGACGGGCTGCGGCTGGGCGGCGGCGCCCTGCGGCCGGACGCGGCGGCGCTGCGCGACGCGCTGGCCCGCCTGTCCGGCTGGCTGGAGGCGGAGATCTTCGCTGGACCGCCGCCGCGGGATGCCGACGGCCTCGCCGCCTGGGCCGCAAGGGGCGGCAACGACGCGGCGCGGCTGGCGGCGCGGCTGATCGAGCCCGATCTGGCAGGCTGGGGCGCCTGCGGCGTACCGCTGCTGGGCGAACGGTCGCCGGACCGGTTCGCCGCGGCGCTCGCCGCCGATGCGTCCTTCGCCGCCCGGCCGCCGCATCCCGCCCTGACCGGCCCGCTGGAGCGGCAGGCCGGGCATCCGCTCGTCCTGTCGGTGACGGAACGGTTCGGCGACGGGCTCGCCCGGCTGTTCGCGGCGCGGCTGGCCGATCTTGCCGAGCTGCCGCGCCGGATGGAGGCCGCCGCCGGAGCGCTGCGCCCCGCCGCCCCGGCCTTCCGCCCGGCCGCTCCATCCGGCCCGGGCACCGGCTGCGGCGTGGCGGAGACGGCGCGCGGGCGGCTGGCGCACTGGCTCCGGCTGGACGAATCGGGGCGGCTGGCCGATGCCCGGATGGTGGCGCCGACCGACTGGAACTTCGCCGCGGACGGGCCGCTGGCGCGCGGGCTGGCCGGCGCCGCGGTGCGCGACGGCGCCGATGCGGTGGAGCGGGCGCGGCTGCTGGTGGCGATGCTCGATCCCTGCGTCGCCTGCGGCATAGAGGTACACGAATGA
- the hybE gene encoding [NiFe]-hydrogenase assembly chaperone HybE, producing MSLGVPMQCPDRGGPAGGAPPAGLPDGFSSRLDALLAAYRMAGRGVGRAARRGAAGNPALAVEAVGFHPCGPGRLGCMVTPWFLEAVLLPDDPFLWAEARDGDPLPLELPSGRHRFTAARMGLLGTLAAIPLASDMALFLDAEDARHAARLALDTLSGRPAQAPSGCPVLAGPWP from the coding sequence ATGTCCCTGGGCGTTCCCATGCAGTGCCCCGACCGGGGCGGCCCGGCCGGCGGCGCTCCCCCGGCCGGCCTTCCGGACGGCTTTTCCAGCCGGCTCGACGCGCTGCTCGCCGCATACCGCATGGCCGGCCGCGGCGTGGGACGGGCCGCCAGGCGCGGGGCGGCGGGCAACCCGGCGCTGGCGGTGGAGGCGGTGGGCTTCCACCCCTGCGGTCCCGGCCGCCTGGGCTGCATGGTGACGCCCTGGTTCCTGGAGGCGGTGCTGCTGCCCGACGACCCGTTCCTGTGGGCGGAGGCCCGTGACGGCGACCCGCTGCCGCTCGAATTGCCGTCCGGCCGCCATCGCTTCACCGCGGCGCGGATGGGGCTGCTCGGCACCCTGGCGGCGATTCCGCTCGCTTCCGACATGGCGCTGTTCCTGGACGCGGAGGATGCCCGCCACGCGGCGCGCCTAGCGCTCGACACCCTGTCGGGGAGACCGGCGCAGGCGCCGTCCGGGTGCCCCGTCCTTGCCGGGCCATGGCCATGA